One Diospyros lotus cultivar Yz01 chromosome 1, ASM1463336v1, whole genome shotgun sequence genomic window carries:
- the LOC127810052 gene encoding actin-depolymerizing factor 7, giving the protein MAVEDDCKLKFLELKAKRNYRFIIFRIEGQQVVVEKLGSPEESYEDFTASLPADECRYAVFDFDFTTDENCQKSKIFFIAWSPDTSKVRMKMVYASSKDRFKRELDGIQVELQATDPSEMSMDIVKARAMI; this is encoded by the exons ATGGCGGTTGAAGACGACTGTAAACTGAAGTTCTTGGAGCTAAAGGCGAAGAGGAACTACCGCTTCATCATCTTCAGGATCGAGGGCCAACAGGTGGTGGTGGAAAAGCTCGGCAGCCCGGAGGAAAGTTACGAAGACTTCACCGCCTCCCTCCCCGCCGACGAGTGCCGCTACGCCGTCTTCGACTTCGACTTCACCACGGACGAGAATTGCCAGAAGAGCAAGATCTTCTTCATCGCCTG GTCTCCTGATACCTCAAAGGTGAGGATGAAGATGGTGTATGCGAGTTCCAAGGACAGATTCAAGAGGGAGCTTGACGGCATACAGGTTGAGCTGCAGGCAACAGACCCCAGTGAAATGAGCATGGACATTGTAAAAGCTCGAGCGATGATCTGA
- the LOC127810009 gene encoding uncharacterized protein LOC127810009 isoform X1 yields MREKTQGQGLQLQRHGSRLWLMFPPAMGWPSRSWLLFSFFLLFFAGAFVATLLLDTNITSIAGNSQPKTILPTGATHVAPQKHTEIPKKPRRKIEIPLNCTSGSQTRTCPASYFYSTGSVSQDDQDGQEPATCPEYFRWIHEDLRPWRETGVTSEMVERARRTANFRLVIVKGRAYVERYQKGFQSRDIFTLWGILQLLRRYPGKVPDLDLMFDCVDWPVVIAKHYRGPNATAPPPLFRYCANDATLDIVFPDWSFWGWPEINIKPWEGLLEDLREGNKRMRWMDREPHAYWKGNPTVAQTRMDLLKCNVSDKQDWGARIYAQDWIRESQQGYRESDLASQCIHRYKIYIEGSAWSVSEKYILACDSVTLLVRPVYYDFFTRSLLPVHHYWPIRDDDKCRSIKFAVDWGNSHKQKAQAIGKAGSDFIQEELKMDYVYDYMFHLLNEYAKLLRYKPTVPEKAVELCSEILACPADGLMKKFMMESMKGPTETKPCSMPPPYDPLAFKSLVRRKANSIRQVELWERNYRENQTLHS; encoded by the exons ATGAGAGAGAAGACGCAGGGGCAGGGCCTTCAGCTTCAGAGGCACGGATCACGTCTGTGGCTTATGTTTCCGCCCGCCATGGGGTGGCCTTCGAGATCGTggcttctcttctccttcttcctcctcttcttcgcCGGCGCGTTCGTCGCCACGCTCCTCCTCGACACCAACATCACT TCTATTGCTGGGAATTCCCAACCGAAGACAATCCTGCCGACGGGAGCAACCCACGTGGCGCCTCAGAAACACACGGAAATCCCCAAAAAGCCCCGGCGAAAGATTGAAATCCCGCTAAACTGCACGTCCGGCAGCCAAACCAGAACCTGCCCGGCAAGTTACTTCTACTCGACCGGCTCCGTTTCGCAAGATGATCAGGACGGGCAGGAACCGGCCACGTGCCCCGAGTACTTCCGTTGGATCCACGAGGATCTACGGCCTTGGAGGGAGACAGGTGTCACGAGTGAAATGGTGGAGAGGGCGCGGAGGACGGCCAACTTCCGGCTGGTTATCGTCAAGGGCAGGGCCTACGTGGAGAGATACCAGAAGGGATTTCAATCGAGAGACATTTTTACGCTATGGGGGATCCTACAGTTGTTACGGAGGTACCCAGGGAAAGTCCCCGATCTGGACCTCATGTTCGACTGCGTTGACTGGCCGGTGGTCATAGCGAAGCACTATCGGGGACCCAATGCCACGGCCCCGCCGCCATTGTTCAGATACTGCGCCAATGATGCCACCTTGGACATTGTTTTCCCGGACTGGTCCTtttggggatg GCCTgagataaatataaagccatGGGAGGGGTTGTTAGAGGATCTAAGAGAAGGGAACAAGAGAATGAGATGGATGGATAGGGAGCCTCATGCCTACTGGAAGGGCAATCCAACAGTTGCCCAGACTAGGATGGATCTCCTCAAGTGTAATGTCTCTGACAAGCAAGATTGGGGTGCTCGCATATATGCACAG GATTGGATTCGAGAATCACAGCAAGGATACAGGGAATCAGACTTGGCAAGCCAATGTATTCACAG atataaaatatatattgaagGATCTGCATGGTCTGTGAGTGAAAAATACATTCTTGCGTGTGATTCTGTTACCTTACTGGTAAGGCCTGTTTACTACGATTTCTTCACAAGAAGTTTGTTACCTGTACACCATTACTGGCCCATACGAGATGATGACAAGTGCAGATCTATTAAGTTTGCTGTTGACTGGGGCAACAGCCACAAGCAAAAG GCACAAGCTATCGGGAAGGCAGGGAGTGACTTCATTCAAGAGGAGCTGAAGATGGATTATGTGTATGACTACATGTTTCATCTCCTAAATGAATATGCTAAGCTCTTGAGGTACAAGCCCACCGTACCTGAAAAAGCAGTCGAGCTCTGCTCGGAAATATTGGCTTGTCCTGCAGATGGGTTGATGAAGAAGTTTATGATGGAATCTATGAAGGGTCCAACAGAAACGAAACCATGCTCAATGCCTCCTCCCTATGATCCCCTTGCTTTCAAGTCCCTCGTCAGGAGAAAAGCAAATTCAATAAGGCAAGTAGAGTTATGGGAGAGGAACTACCGGGAGAATCAAACTTTACATAGCTAA